A window of Rhododendron vialii isolate Sample 1 chromosome 11a, ASM3025357v1 genomic DNA:
CCTACATTTAGCCGTAGCCACcacagcgtcgccaccaataatCGTCGCCATTTGCTCCCTGCCCGCTGAATCTTGGCCGTTGGATCTCGTTCAGAGGGCCTGATTACAGAGGGCGCACACATCACACACACGAGGTGATTAAACTTCTCTGTTTATGTACTGCCTGCAAGTAACTGCCGTGGGTCTGACCATGCTTAGGAATTGACATTTTGAAAATACGAAGCGCAACCCTTTAATTGTGAACACCAGACTTCATCTCAAATCATCTCAAATGAGCTTAAATAATCTCCgttttctatttatttctcCGTTATCCAGTTAATTGATAGTGTATTGGATGGTGTTTGGTTTGCTGGAATGATTATGGGTAGTATTGGGATGGTCGTTCGTTCTCCTTCGATTCATTCACCGAATTGGTGAAAGATGATTCCCTTTTGGATGCACATTCTAAGCATTTCTTAGTGAAGCAAATGTCGGAGCAAGCATCGTGCCATTCCGATGGAGTTATAATTTAATAGCATATTAGGTAGTGTGTGGTTACCTGAAATGATTTTGCAAAGGAATGTGATGGTCCTTCCTTTGCTTCCATTTCACCGAAATTACTGGAAGATGGTTCCATTTGTAACACAGAGTCTATTCTTTTCTTAGTGAAGAAAGTGTTGCTATTTCAGCTCCATAGCTTAAATAATCTACATTTCCCATATATTTCTCCATTATCCAATCAAGTTGAATAGTTGATAGTGTTTTGCATGGTGTTTGGTTAGCTGGAAGCCTGGAATGACTATGGGAAGTAATGGGATGGTCCTTCGTTCTCCTTAGATTGACCTAATTGGTAAAAGATGATTCCCTTCGATGCACATTCTATGCATTTCTTAGTGCAGCAAATGTCGGAGCGAGCTTCGTGCCGTTTTGATGAATTGATAACTTAATAGCATATTAGGTGGTGTTTGGTTATCTGAAATGGTGATGGGAAGGAATTGGTTGGTCCTTCCTTTGCTCCCGTTTCACCGAAATTATTGAAAGATGGTTCCATTTTGTAATGTAGGGTCTATTCATTTCTTAGCGAAGAAAGTGTTGGAAGGGGCATCATTCTATTTCAGCTCCATAGCTTAATTCCAGTTAACAGAATACCGTTTTAAAGTTTTTGCTTGGGGATACAATGTgtattcagttttttttttttgtattgcaGCAAATCGACACCACCTCATTGGAAGAAGGTTATGCGAAGGTGGTTATGTGTTATGTCTATACCCCATTATGCATTTTGGAAATCCCTGGGCAACCACTTGAGGATGACAAGTGTTTGAATGACAAGCTGAAGGTGTTTGTGATCTAGATTTTTATGGCTGATCAGTCCTTAATCACACTTCCTCCTGATTCATCACTTGATTTGCAAGATCATTCTTTAGTTATTGGGCAAGAATTCGCTGATGTTGAGACTTGCCGTAGAGCACTAAAGGATATTGCTATAGCATTGCATTTTGATCTTCGGATTGTGAAATCTGATCGTAGTCGGTTTATAGCAAAATGTTCAAAGGAAGGTTGTCCCTGGCGTGTACATGTTGCAAAATGTCCGGGAGTTCCTACCTTTTCTATTAGAACCCTACACGGAGAGCATACTTGTGAAGGGGTTCGCAACCTTCACCATCAACAAGCATCAGTCGGATGGGTTGCTAGGTCTGTTGAAGCAAGGGTTAGAGATAATCCTCAATATAAACCAAAGGAAATTCTACAAGATATTCGTGATCAGCATGGAGTTGCTGTGTCTTACATGCAAGCTTGGCGTGGGAAGGAGCGGAGCATGGCCGCACTTCACGGGACTTTTGAAGAAGGGTATCAGCTTCTTCCAGGATATTGTGAACAGATAAGAAAACTTAACCCAGGAAGCATAGCATCAGTTTTCACAACTGGACAAGATAATTTCTTCCAGCGCCTCTTTGTTTCATACCGTGCATCAATCTACGGTTTTATAAATGCTTGCAGACCACTTCTGGAACTTGACAAAGCACATCTCAAAGGTAAATATTTGGGCGTGTTGCTTTGTGCTGCAGCTGTTGATGCTGATGATGGGTTGTTTCCATTGGCCATTGGGATTGTTGATGTGGAGAGCGACGAGAATTGGATGTGGTTCATGTCAGAGTTGCGGAAGCTTCTTGGAGTAAATACTGACAATATGCCTAGACTTACCATACTCTCTGAAAGGCAACCAGGCATTGTGGAAGCTGTTGAGACTCATTTCCCCAGTGCTTTTCATGGTTTTTGCTTGCGTCATGTGAGTGAGAATTTTCGTGATACATTCAAGAACTCAAAGTTGGTGAATATCTTTTGGAATGCTGTTTATGCCCTTACGGCAGTTGAATTTGAAAGCAAGATCTCTGAGATGGTAGAAGTATCGCAAGATGTCATACCATGGTTTCAGCTATTTCCACCCCAACTATGGGCTGTTGCCTATTTTGAGGGGGTACGATATGGCCATTTCACATTGGGGGTCACAGAAATATTGTATAACTGGGCCCTTGAGTGTCATGAGCTCCCTGTTGTACAAATGATGGAACACATTCGTCATCAGATGTCATCTTGGTTCGCCGAGCGTCGTAATTTGGGAATGAGATGGAGCTCCATTCTTGTACCATCGGCTGAGAAGAAGATTTTAGAAGCAATCGCAGATGCTCATTGTTATCAAGTACTTCGTGCAAATGAAGTTGAATTTGAGATTGTGTCAAGCGAGCGGACAAATATTGTGGACATACGAACCAGAGTGTGTTCGTGTCGCCGTTGGCAACTCTATGGTTTGCCTTGTGCACATGCTGCTGCTGCACTCATCTCTTGCGGGCAAAATGCCCATTTATTTGCTGAGCATTGTTTCACAGTCAATAGCTACCGTGAAACCTATTCACATATTATCAATCCAATTCCAGATAAAAGTCTATGGAATGAGCACATTGAGGGAGCAGATGGTGGAGGTCCCAAATTTGATATTGCAATACGGCCACCCAAGACACGTCGGCCTCCTGGCAGGCCGAAAAAGAAGGTCCTTCGTGTGGAGAGTTTAAAGCGTCCAAAAAGAGTCGTTCAATGTGGTCGCTGCCATATGTTAGGACATTCTCAAAAGAAGTGCACGATGCAAACTTGATCCTTAGTTAATTGTCAAAAATCGTTTCTTTTGCCTTTCTGCAATTGCCGTAGGGGAATTATGTTTCTGTAAGCTTGGTTGATTTTCTTTACCACTCAGTTGCAAAATAAATTCTGTGGTTTTTGTGGAATCGTCCATGTGCTTGCCTTTTGACTATGTTGTCGGCCTGTTAAATTTGCATTTGAGTACTGGATGGTTTGACCAACTTTCAGCTTTAAGCTTATTTCCAACAAAGTtccgtttgttttgtttctgtcaTTATTGTCAATTACTGACCAGAAAAAGAATTAAGTATCATAGTTTCTGTCTTTTTGTACACCTCTAGTTGAAATACATTATTTGTAAACATGCTAAAATTTTAATGGGAAGCATTCCTACCCTACACACCATGGAATGAGATAAATTACATAGCTGATAAGCTTGTTcttattgtttctttttatctttcatTGTCCCATTGTCTTAGAATTTCTACAAGAGCCTGATTTTTGTCCTTAATGATTCAGTTCGAAATGAGTACCTAGGCCCTGTTGCATTGTTACGTATCTTTGGCTTGTGCCTATGGTTGCTGAATTTTCAGATTAATAACAATTCCTGCATTTTTTTGATACTGACAGACACACTTCTGTGAGTATATCTATTGTGCTTTATATATAAACAGAGTTTTTACTTCCGGGTTCTGCTGTACTGTGGGAAGAAACTgtttggttttttccttttgaaatctTTCAACTCAACTGTGTTTACAATAATGGAGAAATTGCTGAATTTGTTGCATTCAGTGATGATAGTATGAGTTCTTTTTTCCCTGTAGAAGTGATCTTATTGATATTAGATTGCGGATGTTTTCAGCCTTGTGGATGATGTCAATAAGAATTCTACAGAAAGTAAAATCGATTTAAGGGCATAGTTTTACTATTTATACGTTTTACGTAGTTTGTTCTCCCCTGTCTATCCTCTTTATCAATTGTGTATTCTTGTTGAATGCCAGATTTGATGAGCAAGCATATCAGCAAAGAATATTGCCTCTATATGAGAGTACTAATTCATTGCAACACCAGCAGCCGATAAACACGTGTACTTGAATTGGGCTTCCGTAAGCCAATTCTCTTCCCTCCTACTTTTGGTGTTAGTTTGGAGTTTTCATTCTTCAGTTGCTGTCTAAGCCTGTTGACATATCCCCGCAGCTCCTTCGTCATACTGTGGATGATCTTGTTCTTCCAAGAAATAGCACTCATACAGCTGGGCGGAAAAGGTTAGATGTTTTGCATTTTGATGATGGATTTGTCTATACCTGTTGGACGTATTGTCTGTAAAATGATGATTTCCACTGTTGCTTTAACACTTGTATTCTTATTTGAATTGATTTGTTAAATTTTGTGAAAACAGTGTTATGGTGTGAACCAAAATTGAGTTGCTATTGCAATCCTCGATGTTAAATAGATAACATAACAGTGTCTTCACCTTGATATAAGGTTTATCATTTGCACTACCTTGCATCACAGTAATGGTAATTAAGAGACAAGGTAAATGTGAGTCAGCTACTCTTTCCATGAGCAATTCAAAATCATTATCTGCAGTACTCGTTGGTAAACCACAAGTCCTATATGGTCTTGAGTCATTTTTGagctttgtttttgttgttgctcACAAAGTAAGAGGTGGGTAAATCGTAatgactcattttttttataaggtaATGAGTAATGACTCATTTTTCTAATTGATCAAATAGTCACTCAGCATCACTAGTGGGTTTAAGAAGGGACTAGGGGGACCATTTATCCCCCAGAATttcttgtaagttgtaactacAATAGTACATTGTGATGAGTTGCCCCTCTTTTTAACAGCTTAAAACTTATAGATGAGccggtggttaacaatctaactTGGTATTAGAGTCGACAATGGATCCTATGTTCGAACCTTACCG
This region includes:
- the LOC131307375 gene encoding uncharacterized protein LOC131307375, which translates into the protein MADQSLITLPPDSSLDLQDHSLVIGQEFADVETCRRALKDIAIALHFDLRIVKSDRSRFIAKCSKEGCPWRVHVAKCPGVPTFSIRTLHGEHTCEGVRNLHHQQASVGWVARSVEARVRDNPQYKPKEILQDIRDQHGVAVSYMQAWRGKERSMAALHGTFEEGYQLLPGYCEQIRKLNPGSIASVFTTGQDNFFQRLFVSYRASIYGFINACRPLLELDKAHLKGKYLGVLLCAAAVDADDGLFPLAIGIVDVESDENWMWFMSELRKLLGVNTDNMPRLTILSERQPGIVEAVETHFPSAFHGFCLRHVSENFRDTFKNSKLVNIFWNAVYALTAVEFESKISEMVEVSQDVIPWFQLFPPQLWAVAYFEGVRYGHFTLGVTEILYNWALECHELPVVQMMEHIRHQMSSWFAERRNLGMRWSSILVPSAEKKILEAIADAHCYQVLRANEVEFEIVSSERTNIVDIRTRVCSCRRWQLYGLPCAHAAAALISCGQNAHLFAEHCFTVNSYRETYSHIINPIPDKSLWNEHIEGADGGGPKFDIAIRPPKTRRPPGRPKKKVLRVESLKRPKRVVQCGRCHMLGHSQKKCTMQT